The Streptomyces sp. NBC_00490 genome includes a region encoding these proteins:
- a CDS encoding hydroxymethylglutaryl-CoA synthase, translating to MSISIGIHDLSFATSEFVLPHTALADYNGTEIGKYHVGIGQESMSVPAADEDIVTMAATAAAPIIARHGKDRIRTVVFATESSIDQAKSAGIYVHSLIGLPSATRVVELKQACYGATAALQFAIGLVQRDPAQQVLVIASDVSKYELDSPGEATQGASAVAMLVSVDPALVRIEDPSGLFTADVMDFWRPNYLSTALVDGQESIGAYLQAVEGTWKDYSEQGGRALEEFAAFCYHQPFTKMAYKAHRHLLNYCGYDTDKDVIAGALGQTTAYNTVIGNSYTASVYLGLAALLDQADDLTGRPLAFLSYGSGSVAEFFAGTVVAGYQDHLRTEANLEAISRRKTVDYAGYRELHEWTFPTDGGDHATPEQTTGPFRLAGISGHKRIYQTR from the coding sequence ATGTCCATATCCATCGGAATCCATGATCTGTCGTTCGCGACGAGCGAGTTCGTCCTGCCGCACACGGCCCTCGCGGACTACAACGGCACCGAGATCGGCAAGTACCACGTGGGCATCGGCCAGGAGTCGATGAGCGTGCCCGCCGCGGACGAGGACATCGTGACCATGGCCGCGACGGCGGCCGCGCCGATCATCGCCCGGCACGGCAAGGACCGTATCCGCACGGTGGTGTTCGCCACCGAGTCCTCGATCGACCAGGCGAAGTCGGCCGGTATCTACGTCCATTCGCTGATCGGTCTGCCCTCGGCGACCCGCGTCGTCGAGCTGAAGCAGGCCTGCTACGGGGCGACGGCGGCCCTGCAGTTCGCCATCGGCCTGGTGCAGCGCGACCCCGCCCAGCAGGTCCTGGTGATCGCGAGCGACGTCTCCAAGTACGAGCTGGACAGCCCGGGTGAGGCGACCCAGGGTGCGTCGGCGGTGGCCATGCTGGTCAGCGTGGACCCCGCGCTGGTGCGGATCGAGGACCCGTCCGGTCTGTTCACCGCCGACGTCATGGACTTCTGGCGGCCGAACTACCTCTCCACCGCGCTCGTCGACGGACAGGAGTCCATCGGCGCGTACCTCCAGGCCGTGGAGGGCACCTGGAAGGACTACTCGGAGCAGGGCGGCCGCGCGCTCGAGGAGTTCGCCGCGTTCTGCTACCACCAGCCGTTCACGAAGATGGCGTACAAGGCCCACCGCCATCTGCTGAACTACTGCGGCTACGACACCGACAAGGACGTCATCGCGGGCGCCCTCGGCCAGACCACGGCGTACAACACCGTGATCGGCAACAGCTACACGGCGTCGGTGTACCTGGGCCTGGCCGCGCTCCTGGACCAGGCGGACGACCTGACCGGCCGTCCGCTCGCCTTCCTCAGCTACGGCTCCGGCTCCGTCGCCGAGTTCTTCGCCGGGACCGTGGTCGCCGGCTACCAGGACCACCTGCGCACCGAGGCGAACCTCGAGGCGATCTCGCGGCGCAAGACGGTCGACTACGCCGGCTACCGCGAACTGCACGAGTGGACGTTCCCGACCGACGGCGGCGACCACGCCACCCCGGAGCAGACCACCGGACCGTTCCGGCTGGCCGGGATCAGCGGCCACAAGCGGATCTACCAGACGCGTTAG
- the fni gene encoding type 2 isopentenyl-diphosphate Delta-isomerase, with the protein MSSAQRKDDHVRLAMEQQHAHSGRNQFDEVSFVHHALAGIDRPDVSLATTFAGLTWQAPLYINAMTGGSAKTGVINRDLAIAARETGVAIASGSMHAYFKDPSCAATFRVLREENPDGFVLANVNATASVDNARRAIDLIEANALQIHLNTAQETPMPEGDRSFGSWAAQIERIAAAVDVPVIVKEVGNGLSRETILALPSLGVRVADVSGRGGTDFARIENGRRELADYAYLHDWGQSTVACLLDAQDVDIPVLASGGVRTPLDVARALALGARAVGSSGGFLRTLLDGDVFALVAKISAWLDQLAALQTMLGARTPADLTRCDLLIHGELRSFCTDRGIDTRRLAQRSSSIDALHEMTGSTR; encoded by the coding sequence ATGAGTAGCGCTCAGCGCAAGGACGACCACGTCCGGCTCGCCATGGAGCAGCAGCACGCGCACAGCGGACGCAACCAGTTCGACGAGGTGTCCTTCGTCCACCACGCCCTGGCCGGCATCGACCGCCCGGACGTGTCCCTGGCCACCACCTTCGCCGGCCTCACCTGGCAGGCGCCGCTCTACATCAACGCGATGACCGGCGGCAGCGCCAAGACCGGCGTCATCAACCGGGACCTGGCCATCGCGGCCCGCGAGACCGGGGTGGCCATCGCCTCGGGCTCCATGCACGCCTACTTCAAGGATCCGTCCTGCGCGGCCACCTTCCGGGTGCTGCGCGAGGAGAACCCGGACGGGTTCGTCCTGGCGAACGTCAACGCGACAGCGTCCGTCGACAACGCGCGGCGCGCCATCGACCTGATCGAGGCCAACGCCCTGCAGATCCACCTCAACACGGCGCAGGAGACGCCCATGCCGGAGGGCGACCGCTCCTTCGGCTCGTGGGCGGCGCAGATCGAGCGGATCGCGGCCGCCGTCGACGTCCCCGTGATCGTCAAGGAGGTCGGCAACGGGCTGAGCCGCGAGACGATCCTCGCCCTGCCGAGCCTGGGCGTGCGGGTCGCCGACGTCAGCGGCCGCGGCGGCACGGACTTCGCCCGCATCGAGAACGGTCGGCGCGAACTCGCCGACTACGCCTATCTGCACGACTGGGGGCAGTCCACGGTCGCGTGTCTGCTGGACGCGCAGGACGTCGACATCCCCGTGCTGGCCTCCGGCGGTGTCCGCACCCCGCTCGACGTGGCCCGCGCCCTGGCCCTCGGCGCCCGCGCCGTCGGCTCCTCCGGCGGGTTCCTTCGCACTCTCCTCGACGGTGACGTCTTCGCGCTGGTCGCGAAGATCTCCGCCTGGCTCGACCAGCTGGCGGCCCTGCAGACCATGCTCGGCGCCCGCACCCCCGCCGACCTCACCCGCTGCGACCTGCTGATCCACGGCGAACTCCGGTCCTTCTGCACCGACCGGGGCATCGACACGCGGCGGCTCGCCCAGCGCTCCAGCTCCATCGACGCCCTCCACGAGATGACGGGAAGCACACGATGA
- the pcaB gene encoding 3-carboxy-cis,cis-muconate cycloisomerase translates to MTVVHTSPRTGTLSAHLDAGLLSPVRAGTPVEAAVGDSAWLQAMLDAEAGLARAQTRCGTVPAQAAAAITAAARAELLDVRELALAARETANPVVGLVKALTAVVAERCPEAAEYVHRGSTSQDVFDTGAMLVAQRALRLIVADLRAVAEALAGLAATHRDTAMAGRTLALHAVPTTFGLKAAGWRALVLDSVERLERLVDGGLPVSLGGAAGTLAGYLQYAGEGADPAAVLGELGAAFADETGLAVPVLPWHALRTPVADLGAALAHTTGALGKIAADVLVLARTEVGEVAEPAVAGRGASSAMPHKRNPVLATLIRSAALQVPALATVLMQCLPTEDERSAGMWHAEWQPLREALRLTGGAAHTAVELARGLTVRPERMRANLQATGGQLVSERVSAVLAPRIGKTAAKELLTQASLLATRAGLPLAEVLADLPQLAGVLSREEATALLDPAGYTGVAGPLVDRALTAPGLGRAPAP, encoded by the coding sequence ATGACCGTCGTGCACACATCCCCGCGGACCGGAACCCTGTCCGCGCATCTGGACGCCGGGCTGCTCTCCCCGGTGCGGGCGGGCACCCCCGTCGAGGCGGCCGTCGGCGACAGCGCCTGGCTCCAGGCGATGCTGGACGCGGAAGCGGGCCTGGCCCGCGCCCAGACCCGCTGCGGCACGGTCCCCGCCCAGGCGGCCGCGGCCATCACCGCGGCCGCCCGCGCGGAACTGCTCGACGTACGCGAACTGGCGCTGGCCGCGCGGGAGACCGCGAACCCGGTCGTGGGCCTGGTCAAGGCGCTGACCGCGGTGGTCGCCGAACGCTGTCCGGAGGCCGCCGAGTACGTGCACCGCGGCTCGACCAGCCAGGACGTCTTCGACACCGGCGCGATGCTGGTGGCCCAAAGGGCGCTGCGGCTGATCGTCGCCGATCTGCGCGCGGTCGCGGAGGCGCTGGCCGGCCTCGCGGCCACGCACCGGGACACGGCGATGGCGGGCCGCACCCTCGCTCTGCACGCCGTGCCCACGACGTTCGGACTGAAGGCGGCGGGCTGGCGCGCACTGGTCCTCGACTCCGTCGAGCGCCTGGAACGTCTCGTCGACGGCGGGCTCCCGGTGTCGCTCGGCGGCGCGGCCGGGACCCTGGCCGGGTATCTGCAGTACGCCGGTGAGGGCGCGGACCCCGCGGCCGTACTCGGCGAACTCGGCGCCGCGTTCGCCGACGAGACGGGGCTGGCCGTGCCCGTGCTGCCCTGGCACGCGCTGCGCACCCCCGTCGCCGACCTGGGGGCCGCGCTCGCCCACACCACCGGGGCGCTCGGCAAGATCGCCGCGGATGTGCTGGTGCTGGCCCGTACCGAGGTCGGGGAGGTGGCCGAGCCCGCGGTCGCCGGGCGGGGCGCCTCCTCGGCGATGCCGCACAAGCGCAACCCCGTGCTGGCGACCCTGATCCGCTCCGCGGCGCTCCAAGTACCCGCGCTGGCGACCGTGTTGATGCAGTGCCTGCCCACCGAGGACGAGCGGTCGGCCGGGATGTGGCACGCGGAGTGGCAGCCGCTGCGGGAGGCGCTGCGGCTCACCGGCGGCGCCGCGCACACCGCCGTCGAACTCGCCCGGGGCCTCACTGTCCGCCCGGAACGGATGCGCGCCAACCTCCAGGCGACCGGCGGCCAGCTCGTCTCCGAGCGGGTCTCGGCCGTCCTGGCGCCCCGCATCGGCAAGACGGCCGCCAAGGAACTGCTCACGCAGGCCTCCCTGCTCGCCACCCGCGCCGGCCTGCCCCTCGCCGAGGTACTGGCCGACCTTCCGCAACTGGCGGGCGTCCTGAGCCGGGAGGAGGCGACCGCCCTCCTCGACCCCGCCGGATACACGGGCGTCGCCGGTCCCCTGGTGGACCGGGCACTGACCGCGCCGGGGCTCGGGCGGGCCCCGGCGCCCTGA
- a CDS encoding hydroxymethylglutaryl-CoA reductase yields MTEAHAIAGVPMRWVGPLRISGNVANTETHVPLATYESPLWPSVGRGAKVSRLAEKGIVATLVDERMTRSVLVEATDALTALTAARTIEARIDELREVVRGCSRFAQLIGIRHEINANLLFIRFEFSTGDASGHNMATLASDALLAHLLETVPGISYGSISGNYCSDKKATAINGILGRGKNVVTELLVPRDVVADVLHTTAAKIVELNIRKNLLGTLLAGGIRSANAHYANMLLAFYLATGQDAANIIEGSQGVVMAEDRDGDLYFACTLPNLIVGTVGNGKGLGFVETNLTRLGCRAEGAPGENARRLAVLAAATVLCGELSLLAAQTNPGELMRAHIQLERDNKTAKVGV; encoded by the coding sequence ATGACCGAAGCACACGCGATCGCCGGGGTCCCCATGAGGTGGGTGGGCCCCCTCCGCATTTCGGGGAACGTCGCCAACACCGAGACCCACGTCCCGCTCGCCACCTACGAGTCCCCGCTGTGGCCCTCCGTCGGCCGCGGCGCGAAGGTCTCCCGGCTGGCCGAGAAGGGCATCGTCGCCACCCTCGTCGACGAGCGGATGACCCGCTCGGTCCTCGTCGAGGCGACCGACGCGCTGACCGCGCTCACCGCCGCGCGGACCATCGAGGCGCGCATCGACGAGCTGCGCGAAGTGGTGCGCGGCTGCAGCCGGTTCGCCCAGCTGATCGGCATCCGGCACGAGATCAACGCCAACCTGCTGTTCATCCGGTTCGAGTTCTCCACCGGCGACGCCTCCGGCCACAACATGGCCACCCTCGCCTCCGACGCGCTCCTCGCGCACCTGCTGGAGACCGTCCCGGGCATCTCCTACGGGTCGATCTCCGGCAACTACTGCTCGGACAAGAAGGCCACCGCCATCAACGGCATCCTCGGCCGCGGCAAGAACGTCGTCACCGAGCTGCTCGTACCGCGCGACGTCGTCGCCGACGTCCTGCACACCACGGCCGCGAAGATCGTCGAGCTGAACATCCGCAAGAACCTGCTCGGCACCCTCCTCGCCGGCGGCATCCGCTCGGCCAACGCCCACTACGCGAACATGCTGCTCGCGTTCTATCTGGCGACCGGCCAGGACGCGGCCAACATCATCGAGGGCTCGCAGGGCGTCGTCATGGCCGAGGACCGCGACGGCGACCTCTACTTCGCCTGCACCCTGCCCAACCTGATCGTCGGCACGGTCGGCAACGGCAAGGGCCTCGGCTTCGTCGAGACGAACCTGACCCGGCTCGGCTGCCGGGCCGAGGGCGCGCCCGGCGAGAACGCCCGCCGGCTCGCCGTCCTCGCCGCGGCGACCGTGTTGTGCGGTGAGCTCTCGCTGCTCGCGGCGCAGACGAACCCCGGCGAACTCATGCGCGCGCACATCCAGCTGGAACGCGACAACAAGACCGCAAAGGTTGGTGTATGA
- a CDS encoding phosphomevalonate kinase, with the protein MTSRRTVVRRAPGKLYIAGEYAVVDPGNTAILVAVDRYVTVTVSDTDGADVVISSDLWPRPVHRHWQDGRLTGGDSEAAHVVTAIETVADLLAERGLPVPPLSVSITSTLHEHGRKYGLGSSGAVTVATIAAVASYCGLDLSPDARFRLALLATARIDPKGSGGDLAAGTWGGWIAYRAPDRAFVLELARTHGVEEALRTPWPGFEVRQLPPPDGLSLEVGWTGNPASTTSLVAGLHRRTWRGTPSHQKFVETTADFVDAAIGALEAGDGDGLLHQIRRARQELARLDDEVGLGIFTPELTALCDAAEAAGGAAKPSGAGGGDCGIALLAADAPHDIAHVHGRWAAAGVLPLPVRPAPEGNQA; encoded by the coding sequence ATGACCTCCCGGCGCACGGTCGTGCGCCGCGCGCCGGGCAAGCTGTACATCGCGGGCGAGTACGCGGTGGTGGACCCCGGCAACACCGCGATCCTGGTGGCCGTCGACCGGTACGTCACCGTCACCGTGTCCGACACGGACGGCGCCGATGTGGTGATCTCCTCCGACCTCTGGCCGCGCCCCGTGCACCGGCACTGGCAGGACGGCCGGCTGACCGGAGGCGACAGCGAAGCCGCCCACGTCGTCACCGCGATCGAGACCGTGGCCGACCTGCTCGCCGAACGCGGCCTGCCCGTCCCCCCGTTGAGCGTGTCGATCACCAGCACCCTGCACGAGCACGGCAGGAAATACGGCCTGGGCTCCAGCGGCGCGGTGACCGTGGCGACGATCGCCGCCGTCGCCTCGTACTGCGGGCTGGACCTCTCCCCCGACGCCCGGTTCCGTCTCGCCCTGCTCGCGACGGCCCGCATCGACCCCAAGGGCTCCGGCGGCGACCTCGCCGCCGGCACCTGGGGCGGCTGGATCGCCTACCGGGCACCCGACCGTGCCTTCGTGCTCGAGCTGGCCCGCACGCACGGCGTCGAGGAGGCGCTGCGCACGCCCTGGCCGGGCTTCGAGGTGCGTCAACTGCCGCCGCCCGACGGCCTGTCCCTCGAGGTCGGCTGGACCGGGAACCCCGCCTCCACCACCTCCCTCGTGGCCGGCCTGCACCGGCGGACCTGGCGCGGCACGCCCTCGCACCAGAAGTTCGTGGAGACCACCGCCGACTTCGTGGACGCCGCGATCGGCGCCCTCGAGGCCGGCGACGGCGACGGCCTGCTGCACCAGATCCGGCGCGCCCGCCAGGAGCTGGCCCGCCTGGACGACGAGGTCGGCCTCGGCATCTTCACCCCCGAACTGACGGCGCTGTGCGACGCGGCCGAAGCCGCCGGCGGCGCGGCCAAACCCTCCGGGGCGGGGGGCGGCGACTGCGGCATCGCCCTGCTGGCCGCCGACGCCCCGCACGACATCGCACACGTACACGGGCGGTGGGCCGCGGCCGGGGTGCTGCCCCTGCCCGTCCGTCCCGCCCCGGAAGGGAACCAAGCATGA
- the mvaD gene encoding diphosphomevalonate decarboxylase, producing the protein MRSEQLARPRVAGRAADATAVAHPNIALIKYWGKSDERLFLPRTDSLSMTLDIFPTTTRVRLAPEADQDTVVFNGEPATGEAARRIAAFLDLVRERAGSVERAVVDTENTVPTGAGLASSASGFAALAVAAAAAYGLDGDPRALSRLARRGSGSASRSIFGDFAVWHAGTDDLSSYAEPVDAAAGLDPALVVAVVNAGPKEVSSRTAMRRTVDTSPLFEPWALSSKDDLVDMRAALSRGDLDAVGEIAERNALGMHATMLAARPAVRYMSPASLTVLDAVLQLRRDGIAAYVTMDAGPNVKVLCRRTDTDRVATAVRGAAPDSAVHIAGPGKGARLLTEDER; encoded by the coding sequence ATGCGCTCTGAACAGCTCGCGCGACCGCGGGTGGCGGGCCGGGCGGCGGACGCCACCGCCGTCGCCCATCCGAACATCGCGCTGATCAAGTACTGGGGCAAGAGCGACGAGCGGCTGTTCCTGCCCCGCACGGACAGTCTGTCCATGACCCTGGACATCTTCCCGACGACCACCCGGGTCCGGCTCGCCCCGGAGGCGGACCAGGACACGGTCGTCTTCAACGGGGAGCCCGCGACCGGTGAGGCCGCACGGCGTATCGCCGCCTTCCTGGACCTCGTGCGGGAGCGGGCGGGCAGCGTCGAGCGGGCCGTCGTGGACACCGAGAACACCGTCCCCACCGGGGCCGGTCTCGCCTCCTCCGCCAGCGGCTTCGCCGCCCTCGCCGTCGCCGCGGCGGCCGCCTACGGGCTCGACGGCGACCCGCGTGCGCTGTCCCGGCTGGCGCGGCGCGGCTCCGGCTCGGCCTCCCGGTCGATCTTCGGGGACTTCGCGGTCTGGCACGCCGGCACCGACGACCTGAGCTCGTACGCCGAGCCCGTCGACGCCGCCGCGGGCCTGGACCCGGCGCTCGTCGTCGCCGTCGTCAACGCGGGCCCCAAGGAGGTGTCCAGCCGTACGGCCATGCGCCGCACCGTCGACACCTCGCCCCTGTTCGAACCGTGGGCCCTGTCCAGCAAGGACGACCTCGTCGACATGCGGGCGGCGCTGAGCCGCGGCGACCTGGACGCGGTCGGTGAGATCGCGGAACGCAACGCGCTCGGCATGCACGCCACCATGCTCGCGGCGCGCCCCGCCGTGCGGTACATGTCGCCGGCGTCCCTCACCGTCCTCGACGCCGTGCTCCAGCTCCGCCGGGACGGCATCGCGGCCTACGTCACCATGGACGCCGGGCCGAACGTCAAGGTGCTGTGCCGGCGTACGGACACGGACCGGGTGGCGACGGCCGTACGCGGCGCCGCTCCCGACAGCGCGGTGCACATCGCCGGGCCCGGCAAGGGTGCCCGTCTGCTCACCGAGGACGAGCGATGA
- the mvk gene encoding mevalonate kinase gives MEGVSENRRARSVGIGRAHAKAILLGEHAVVYGTPALALPIPQLTATASAGWSSHSSDAQGGLSFTMTGSASRAVVTLASDGLQRLAAAFKERMGVPGRPHLDVILDGAIPPGRGLGSSAANSRAIVLALADLFGHELSETTAFDLVQTAENMAHGRASGVDAMTVGAAAPLLFQAGRAEELAVGCDGLFIVADSGTAGSTKEAVELLRDGFRREPGAEERFLTRATELVEEARRALADGSPAELGSRLTDYHELLRAAGLSTDRIDAMVAAALGAGSLGAKITGGGLGGCVLALTQPELASEVARRLHDAGAVQTWVVPLRRLAPHAL, from the coding sequence GTGGAGGGGGTTTCGGAAAACCGTCGGGCTCGCTCGGTCGGCATCGGTCGCGCCCACGCCAAGGCGATCCTGCTGGGCGAGCACGCGGTCGTGTACGGAACTCCGGCGCTCGCGCTGCCGATTCCACAGCTGACGGCCACGGCGAGCGCCGGATGGTCCTCCCACTCCTCCGACGCCCAGGGCGGCCTGTCCTTCACCATGACCGGTTCCGCCTCGCGGGCCGTGGTGACCCTGGCCTCCGACGGTCTGCAGCGGCTGGCCGCGGCGTTCAAGGAGCGCATGGGCGTGCCGGGCAGGCCGCATCTCGACGTGATCCTCGACGGTGCCATCCCGCCCGGTCGCGGGCTCGGCTCCAGTGCCGCGAACTCGCGGGCGATCGTTCTCGCCCTGGCCGATCTCTTCGGCCACGAGCTGTCCGAGACCACGGCGTTCGACCTGGTGCAGACGGCCGAGAACATGGCGCACGGCCGGGCCAGCGGTGTCGACGCCATGACCGTCGGCGCGGCGGCCCCGCTGCTGTTCCAGGCGGGGCGGGCCGAGGAACTGGCCGTCGGCTGCGACGGCTTGTTCATCGTCGCGGACAGCGGCACCGCGGGCAGCACCAAGGAAGCCGTCGAGTTGCTGCGGGACGGATTCCGGCGGGAGCCGGGAGCCGAGGAGAGGTTCCTCACGCGTGCCACGGAGCTTGTCGAGGAGGCCCGGCGGGCTCTCGCCGACGGCTCGCCGGCAGAGCTCGGCTCGCGGCTGACGGACTATCACGAGCTGCTGCGCGCGGCCGGCCTGAGCACCGACCGGATCGACGCCATGGTCGCGGCCGCGCTCGGCGCGGGCAGCCTCGGCGCGAAGATCACGGGGGGTGGTCTGGGCGGCTGTGTCCTCGCCCTCACCCAGCCCGAGCTGGCCAGCGAGGTCGCCCGGCGGCTGCACGACGCGGGCGCCGTCCAGACGTGGGTCGTTCCGCTGAGGAGGCTCGCCCCTCATGCGCTCTGA
- a CDS encoding FAD/NAD(P)-binding protein — protein sequence MPFGCPDARESARSARGDAAAHLEVCLVGAGPRGLSVLERLCAQERKSPRWDTVTVHVVDPDPPGSGRVWRPTQSRHLLMNTVSSQVTVYTDASVRIDGPLDEGPSLYEWAKALVSHTLEAAPQAGYDDGVLAEARRLGPDSYPTRALYGCYLTWAFQRVVEGAAAHVTVRTHPVRAVALHDDDTPGGPTGEQTIVLEDGTRLTGLSAVVLAQGHVPAQLSDTERKLTEYAESSGLTYLPPANPADVDLSGIRPGETVLLRGLGLNFFDYLALFTHGRGGIFTRVDGRLVYRPSGREPRLYAGSRRGVPYQARGENEKGAHGRYYPRLLTTGYIAALRARTPHHGAIDFAADLWPLISKEVCSVYYAALLESRGELPDVVEEFVEAYLEAEPGAEEDVLLDATGVDAAERWDWKRVARPYGDRVFTEQAAFRDWLRGHLDDDVRLARQGNVSGPVKAALDVLRDLRNELRLAIDHAGLTAASHRDDLDGWYTPLNAYLSIGPPASRIEEMAALLDAGVLDVTGPGMRVAPDPDDPLGPSFSGTSSEIPDVRVRATVLIEARLPEIDLRRTADPLMNQLLRTGQCHPYRIPDGEGTGAADYETGGLAVSERPYHVIDARGVLHPRRFAYGVPTESVHWVTAAGIRPGVGSVTLEDSDAIAAAVLALPELARPVAEPLTVRAGASA from the coding sequence ATGCCATTCGGCTGTCCGGACGCCCGGGAATCCGCCCGGTCCGCCCGCGGTGACGCGGCGGCGCACTTGGAGGTCTGCCTCGTCGGCGCAGGCCCGCGGGGCCTTTCCGTACTGGAACGGCTCTGTGCACAGGAGAGGAAGTCGCCCCGCTGGGACACCGTCACCGTGCATGTCGTCGACCCGGACCCGCCCGGCTCGGGACGGGTGTGGCGCCCCACGCAGTCCCGGCATCTGCTGATGAACACCGTGTCCTCGCAGGTCACGGTCTACACCGACGCCAGTGTCCGCATCGACGGCCCGCTGGACGAGGGGCCGAGCCTGTACGAGTGGGCCAAGGCACTGGTCTCGCACACCCTCGAGGCCGCCCCGCAGGCCGGCTACGACGACGGAGTCCTCGCCGAGGCCCGCCGCCTCGGCCCCGACTCCTACCCCACCCGCGCCCTGTACGGCTGCTATCTGACGTGGGCGTTCCAGCGGGTCGTGGAGGGCGCCGCCGCACACGTGACGGTGCGCACCCACCCCGTACGGGCCGTCGCCCTGCACGACGACGACACCCCGGGCGGGCCGACGGGGGAGCAGACCATCGTCCTCGAGGACGGCACCCGGCTGACCGGCCTGTCCGCGGTCGTCCTCGCACAGGGCCATGTACCGGCCCAACTCTCCGACACCGAACGCAAGCTGACCGAGTACGCCGAGAGCAGCGGTCTGACCTATCTGCCCCCGGCCAACCCGGCCGACGTGGACCTGTCGGGCATCCGGCCCGGCGAAACCGTGCTGCTGCGCGGACTCGGGCTCAACTTCTTCGACTACCTGGCCCTGTTCACCCACGGCCGGGGCGGCATCTTCACCCGCGTCGACGGCCGCCTCGTCTACCGGCCCTCGGGCCGCGAACCGCGCCTGTACGCCGGCTCCCGGCGCGGCGTGCCCTACCAGGCGCGCGGCGAGAACGAGAAGGGCGCCCACGGCCGCTACTACCCCCGGCTGCTGACCACCGGGTACATCGCGGCGCTGCGCGCCCGCACTCCCCACCACGGGGCCATCGACTTCGCCGCCGACCTGTGGCCGCTCATCTCCAAGGAGGTGTGCAGCGTCTACTACGCCGCGCTGCTCGAGTCGCGCGGTGAACTGCCCGACGTCGTGGAGGAGTTCGTCGAGGCCTATCTGGAGGCCGAACCGGGCGCGGAGGAGGACGTGCTCCTCGACGCGACCGGCGTCGACGCCGCCGAACGCTGGGACTGGAAGCGCGTCGCCCGCCCCTACGGCGACCGCGTCTTCACCGAGCAGGCCGCCTTCCGTGACTGGCTGCGCGGCCACCTCGACGACGACGTCCGCCTGGCCCGCCAGGGCAACGTCAGCGGACCGGTCAAGGCCGCCCTCGACGTCCTGCGGGACCTGCGCAACGAACTGCGGCTCGCCATCGACCACGCCGGCCTGACCGCCGCGTCCCACCGCGACGACCTCGACGGCTGGTACACACCGCTCAACGCCTATCTGTCCATCGGCCCGCCGGCCTCCCGTATAGAGGAGATGGCCGCGCTCCTGGACGCCGGCGTCCTCGACGTGACCGGACCCGGCATGCGTGTCGCCCCCGACCCGGACGACCCGCTCGGCCCCAGCTTCAGCGGCACGTCGAGCGAGATACCGGACGTACGGGTGCGGGCCACGGTCCTCATCGAGGCCCGCCTGCCCGAGATCGACCTCAGGCGCACCGCGGACCCGCTGATGAACCAGCTGCTGCGCACCGGGCAGTGCCACCCGTACCGCATCCCCGACGGGGAGGGCACGGGCGCCGCGGACTACGAGACCGGCGGCCTCGCCGTGTCCGAGCGGCCCTACCACGTCATCGACGCCCGGGGAGTACTGCACCCGCGGCGCTTCGCCTACGGCGTGCCCACCGAGTCCGTGCACTGGGTGACCGCCGCCGGTATCCGGCCCGGCGTCGGCTCGGTCACCCTGGAGGACTCCGACGCCATCGCGGCGGCGGTCCTCGCCCTGCCCGAACTGGCCCGTCCCGTGGCGGAGCCGCTCACCGTGCGGGCGGGGGCGAGCGCATGA